A genomic stretch from Erigeron canadensis isolate Cc75 chromosome 9, C_canadensis_v1, whole genome shotgun sequence includes:
- the LOC122581668 gene encoding carbon catabolite repressor protein 4 homolog 1-like, which yields MLSVLRVHLPSEIPIVGCELSPYVLIRRPDQTVFTDDVPESLPIEGHFLRYKWYRIQNDKKVAMCSVHPSEVATLQCLGCVKAKIPVAKSYHCTPKCFSDAWQHHRVLHERAASAVNENGNEEEEIFGRFNNKNNNSQSLSSSQSLPSLTNGTAPLYPAAVTQRNGGETWFEVGRSKTYTPTADDIGHVLKFECVVVDVETKSPVGPSSTILTSHVISAPTPSPRRLISVSNTDVTGNLDLDGRLSSTGTFTVLSYNILSDSSTSDLYSYCPPWALSWPFRRQNLLREIVGYRADIVCLQEVQNDHFEDFFAPELDKHGYQALYKKKTAEVFNGSIMTIDGCATFFRRDRFSHVKKYEVEFNKAAQSLTDALVPSAQKKTALNRLVKDNVALIVVLEAKFSNQSIDNPGKRQLVCVANTHVNVQQELKDVKLWQVHTLLKGLEKIAASADIPMLVCGDFNSVPGSAPHTLLAAGKVDPMHPDLAVDPLGILRPATKLTHSLPLVSAYSSFARPGGGFSTEQQKRRVDPATNEPLFTNCTRDFIGTLDYIFYSADSLIVESLLELLDEDRLRKDTAIPSAEWSSDHIALLAEFRCWKPRTKR from the exons ATGCTGAGTGTGCTTAGAGTGCACCTTCCGTCCGAAATTCCGATTGTGGGTTGCGAGTTGTCGCCTTACGTGCTTATTCGACGTCCTGATCAGACTGTTTTTACGGACGATGTACCGGAATCTTTACCTATTGAAGGACATTTCTTGAGATATAAGTG GTACCGCATACAAAATGATAAAAAAGTTGCCATGTGTAGTGTACATCCATCTGAGGTAGCCACTTTACAATGTTTAGGATGCGTAAAAGCGAAAATACCAGTTGCTAAAAGCTATCATTGCACGCCAAAGTGTTTTTCTGATGCCTGGCAACATCATCGTGTTCTTCATGAACGTGCTGCTAGTGCTGTTaatgaaaatggaaatgaagaagaagagatttttGGACGATTTaacaataagaataataatagtCAAAGCTTATCTAGTTCACAATCTCTCCCGAGTCTTACGAATGGTACGGCACCTTTATATCCTGCAGCTGTGACACAAAGGAACGGTGGCGAAACGTGGTTTGAAGTTGGGCGTTCTAAAACTTATACACCAACAGCTGACGACATTGGTCATGTTTTAAAGTTTGAATGTGTGGTGGTGGATGTAGAAACGAAATCACCCGTAGGACCGTCAAGTACGATATTAACATCACATGTGATCTCAGCTCCAACTCCAAGTCCAAGGCGGCTGATCTCTGTTAGTAACACTGACGTAACAGGGAATCTGGATTTGGATGGGCGGCTTTCATCCACAGGAACTTTCACCGTGCTCTCGTATAATATACTATCTGATTCTTCCACGAGTGATTTATATAGTTATTGCCCTCCTTGGGCTCTTTCTTGGCCTTTCCGTAGGCAAAATTTGTTACGGGAAATTGTTGGCTATCGAGCCGATATTGTTTGTCTTCAAGAG GTTCAAAATGATCACTTTGAAGATTTTTTTGCCCCCGAGTTGGACAAACATGGCTATCAAGCTCTATATAAGAAGAAGACAGCTGAG GTTTTTAATGGAAGTATAATGACTATTGATGGATGTGCTACTTTCTTTCGCAGAGATAGATTTTCGCATGTCAAAAAATATGAG GTTGAGTTTAACAAAGCTGCACAATCTTTAACCGATGCTTTAGTTCCTAGTGCTCAGAAGAAAACCGCTCTAAATCGGCTTGTTAAG GATAATGTTGCACTGATTGTTGTTCTAGAGGCAAAGTTCAGTAATCAGAGTATCGATAATCCAGGAAAACGGCAACTCGTTTGTGTG GCAAACACTCATGTCAACGTTCAACAAGAATTAAAGGATGTCAAATTATGGCAG GTTCATACTCTGTTAAAAGGTTTAGAAAAGATTGCAGCCAGTGCAGATATACCGATGTTAGTTTGTGGGGATTTTAACTCGGTTCCGGGAAG TGCTCCTCATACACTTCTAGCAGCTGGGAAAGTTGATCCAATGCATCCAGATTTAGCGGTGGACCCTCTTGGAATTTTGCGGCCTGCCACCAAATTGACTCACTCGCTGCCATTG GTTAGTGCATACTCTTCCTTTGCTAGACCTGGGGGTGGTTTTAGTACTGAGCAACAAAAGAGGAGAGTGGACCCTGCCACAAATGAACCATTATTTACGAATTGCACACGAGATTTCATTGGTACCCTTGATTACATATTTTACTCGG CGGACAGCTTGATTGTGGAATCGCTGTTGGAGCTTCTTGATGAGGATCGCTTGAGGAAAGATACAGCGATTCCTTCTGCTGAATGGTCCTCTGATCACATTGCACTCTTGGCTGAATTTCGTTGTTGGAAGCCTCGAACAAAGCGTTGA
- the LOC122580968 gene encoding DNA-3-methyladenine glycosylase has product MKITKRFNRVIKPLKTINNHDPKSQITKVKTNLKQKSKRKANTITIKQKSQTQLDICSKDSFLLEKNPKRLDLDYYQIDALDLAPRLLGKYLRRDDVVLQITEVEAYRSNDSACHGRVGVTSRTAPLFGPGGHAYVYLCYGMHNMLNVVADKEGIGSAVLIRSCAPVTGLETIKQRRGLDTDKPVLLTGPGKVGQALGISKDWSNHALFSPGGLELLDGPEVKDIVVGPRVGIDYALPEHVSALWRFAVSGSPWISAPKNTLKAP; this is encoded by the exons ATGAAAATCACAAAACGTTTCAATCGAGTTATTAAACCCCTAAAAACCATAAACAATCATGACCCAAAATCTCAAATCACTAAagtcaaaacaaatttaaagcAAAAGTCAAAAAGAAAAGCAAACACTATAACAATCAAGCAAAAATCACAGACCCAGTTGGATATTTGTTCAAAAGATTCATTTTTGTTGGAGAAAAACCCGAAAAGATTGGATCTTGATTATTACCAAATTGATGCACTTGATCTTGCTCCAAGATTGCTTGGCAAGTATCTTAGGAGAGATGATGTTGTTCTCCAAATTACTGAG GTAGAAGCATATAGGTCTAATGATTCAGCTTGTCATGGCCGAGTTGGAGTTACATCAAGAACTGCTCCTCTT TTTGGACCAGGTGGACATGCTTATGTATATCTTTGCTACGGCATGCATAACATGCTAAATGTTGTAGCTGACAAAGAAGGAATTGGGTCGGCAGTGTTGATCCGTTCTTGTGCTCCTGTCACAG GGCTGGAAACTATCAAACAGCGTCGAGGTTTGGATACCGATAAGCCCGTTCTTCTTACCGGGCCTGGGAAG GTGGGCCAAGCACTAGGGATTTCAAAAGACTGGTCTAACCATGCTCTGTTTAGTCCTG GTGGCTTGGAGCTATTGGATGGGCCAGAAGTGAAAGATATAGTAGTGGGTCCACGCGTTGGCATAGATTATGCTTTGCCTGAACATGTTAGTGCCTTATGGAGGTTTGCAGTTTCAGGTAGCCCTTGGATAAGTGCTCCTAAAAACACCCTCAAGGCACCTTAA
- the LOC122582106 gene encoding E3 ubiquitin-protein ligase SINAT2-like, which yields MAPGGGVCKDVIESHPKPLKYDVAITKTDKSVTRIATGASAKHGMQSTNGVHELLECPVCTTLMYPPIHQCPNGHTLCSNCKLRVHNCCPTCRLEMGNIRCLALEKVAESLELPCRHQSLGCHDIFPYYSKLKHEQNCRFRPYNCPYAGSECSITGDIPYLVAHLKDDHNVDMHDGCSFNHRYVKSNPHEVENATWMLTVFNCYGRQFCLHFEAFQLGMAPVYISFLRFMGEDSEAKKFSYSLEVGGFGRKFTWQGVPRSIRDSHRKVRDSQDGLVIPRNLALFFSGGDRQELKLRVSGRIWKEQ from the exons ATGGCTCCAGGTGGTGGTGTTTGTAAAGATGTTATTGAGTCTCATCCTAAACCTTTGAAGTATGATGTAGCAATCACAAAGACTGATAAAAGTGTTACAAGGATAGCAACTGGAGCAAGTGCAAAACATGGAATGCAATCAACAAATGGTGTTCATGAGCTTCTTGAATGTCCAGTGTGCACCACTTTAATGTATCCTCCTATTCACCAG TGTCCAAATGGTCACACGTTGTGCTCAAACTGCAAACTTCGAGTGCACAATTGCTGTCCCACGTGCCGTCTTGAAATGGGTAACATAAGGTGTTTGGCGTTAGAGAAAGTAGCAGAATCTTTGGAACTTCCATGTCGACACCAAAGTCTTGGTTGTCATGATATCTTTCCTTACTATAGCAAGCTGAAACACGAGCAAAATTGCCGGTTTCGCCCTTACAACTGTCCTTATGCTGGGTCTGAATGTTCAATCACCGGTGATATCCCGTATCTTGTGGCACATTTAAAGGATGATCATAACGTGGATATGCATGATGGATGCAGTTTCAACCATCGATATGTTAAATCTAATCCACATGAAGTTGAAAATGCAACATGGATGTTAACT GTATTTAATTGCTATGGAAGACAGTTCTGTTTGCACTTTGAAGCATTCCAGCTTGGAATGGCACCAGTTTACATATCGTTTCTAAGGTTCATGGGTGAGGACAGTGAAGCTAAGAAGTTCAGTTACTCGTTAGAAGTGGGAGGGTTCGGACGCAAGTTCACCTGGCAAGGAGTTCCAAGGAGCATACGCGATAGTCACCGTAAAGTTCGTGATAGTCAAGATGGTTTAGTCATACCGAGAAACTTAGCTCTCTTTTTCTCTGGTGGAGATAGGCAAGAACTCAAGTTAAGAGTTAGTGGTCGTATATGGAAAGAACAGTGA
- the LOC122582406 gene encoding probable protein kinase At2g41970: protein MSCCGGGEEDVYSGPPSNNIATAPPRGPPYGGTLGSNRGEPRGGGPARNGTPQKPLPIETPALSLNELNKMTYNFGQKALVGEGSYGRVFSGKLSSGQEVAVKKLDTSSSPEPDNDFLAQLSVVSRLKNEYFVELLGYCLEGNNRILIYQYASMGSLHDVLHGRKGVQGAQPGPVLSWTQRVKIAYGAARGLEYLHEKVQPSIVHRDVRSSNVLLFDDFQTKIADFNLSNQSSDTAARLHSTRVLGTFGYHAPEYAMTGQITQKSDVYSFGVVLLELLTGRKPVDHTMPKGQQSLVTWATPRLSEDKVKQCIDPKLNDDYPPKAVAKMAAVAALCVQYEADFRPNMTIVVKALQPLFNSRSAAVESPAL, encoded by the exons ATGTCTTGTTGTGGAGGTGGCGAAGAGGATGTTTATAGCGGTCCACCCTCAAACAATATTGCGACCGCGCCACCTCGAGGACCACCATATGGAGGTA cTTTAGGGAGTAATAGAGGAGAGCCAAGGGGTGGTGGACCTGCAAGAAATGGGACTCCTCAAAAGCCCTTACCGATTGAAACACCAGCATTGTCATTGAATGAGCTAAATAAGATGACTTATAATTTTGGACAAAAAGCTTTGGTGGGTGAAGGTTCTTATGGACGGGTTTTCTCTGGAAAGCTAAGTAGTGGACAAGAAGTAGCGGTGAAGAAGCTGGATACGAGCTCTTCACCTGAGCCCGATAATGATTTTCTAGCCCAG TTATCAGTTGTTTCAAGGCTTAAAAATGAGTATTTTGTTGAGTTGCTCGGTTATTGCTTGGAGGGAAACAACCGCATCTTGATATATCAATATGCATCCATGGGTTCTTTGCATGATGTATTACACG GGAGAAAGGGTGTACAAGGGGCGCAACCTGGTCCAGTTCTTAGTTGGACTCAGAGAGTTAAAATTGCTTATGGTGCAGCAAGAGGTCTAGAGTATCTACATGAAAAGGTCCAGCCTTCGATTGTTCATCGTGATGTTCGGTCCAGCAAtgttttgttgtttgatgattttcaaaccAAGATAGCCGATTTTAATCTAAGCAATCAGTCTTCTGACACTGCAGCGCGACTGCATTCCACTAGAGTATTGGGAACTTTTGGCTACCATGCTCCAGA ATATGCAATGACCGGGCAGATAACTCAGAAGAGTGATGTCTATAGTTTTGGAGTAGTTCTTTTAGAACTTTTGACAGGAAGAAAACCAGTTGACCACACGATGCCCAAAGGACAACAAAGTCTCGTTACTTGG GCAACACCAAGATTAAGTGAGGACAAAGTAAAGCAATGTATTGATCCCAAGTTAAATGATGACTACCCTCCAAAGGCAGTTGCTAAG ATGGCAGCCGTTGCAGCACTATGTGTTCAATACGAGGCAGATTTCAGGCCAAATATGACGATCGTTGTCAAGGCCTTGCAACCACTCTTCAATTCAAGATCAGCAGCCGTGGAGTCTCCAGCTTTGTAA